One segment of Mycolicibacterium sp. YH-1 DNA contains the following:
- the pth gene encoding aminoacyl-tRNA hydrolase encodes MAEPLLVVGLGNPGPQYATTRHNLGFLVADILADRIGSGFKVHKKSGAEVVTGRLGDRSVVLAKPRTYMNESGRQVGPLANFYSVAPADVIIIHDELDIDFGRIRLKFGGGAAGHNGLRSVSSALGTNDFQRVRIGVGRPPGRKSGAAFVLENFTSTERPEVGTICEQAADATELLIRDGLESAQNLVHAWA; translated from the coding sequence GTGGCCGAACCGCTGCTGGTGGTCGGCCTGGGCAATCCCGGACCGCAGTACGCCACCACCCGGCACAACCTCGGCTTTCTTGTCGCCGACATCCTCGCCGATCGCATCGGCTCGGGGTTCAAGGTGCACAAGAAGTCGGGGGCCGAGGTGGTGACGGGCCGCCTCGGCGACCGATCGGTCGTGCTGGCCAAGCCCCGGACCTACATGAACGAGTCGGGGCGCCAGGTCGGGCCGTTGGCGAACTTCTATTCCGTGGCCCCGGCCGACGTGATCATCATTCACGACGAACTCGACATCGACTTCGGCCGGATCAGGCTGAAGTTCGGTGGCGGGGCGGCCGGACACAACGGCCTGCGCTCGGTCAGTTCAGCGCTGGGCACCAATGACTTTCAGCGCGTGCGGATCGGCGTCGGCCGCCCACCGGGGCGCAAGTCGGGGGCGGCTTTCGTGTTGGAGAACTTCACCTCGACCGAGCGGCCCGAGGTCGGCACGATCTGCGAGCAGGCCGCCGACGCCACCGAACTCCTGATCCGCGATGGACTGGAGTCGGCCCAGAATCTCGTCCACGCCTGGGCCTGA
- a CDS encoding 50S ribosomal protein L25/general stress protein Ctc, whose translation MAKTQAHSANNLTAKVREKTGKGASRQARRDGQVPAVLYGHGAEPQHLVLPAREFAAVLRNFGTNAVLTLDIDGKEALALPKAIEVHPIRRNIQHVDLIIVRRGEKVTVEVHVIVEGDAGPDTLVNQETSTIEIESDAMSIPESLTLSVEGAAAGTQFTAAQVPLPDGVSLISDPELLVVNVIPAPTAADLESEGGGEAAESAAEAPAEGGAEAESGSE comes from the coding sequence ATGGCCAAGACCCAGGCCCACAGCGCCAACAATCTGACCGCCAAGGTCCGCGAGAAGACCGGCAAGGGCGCGTCGCGTCAGGCCCGTCGCGATGGCCAGGTCCCCGCCGTGCTGTACGGCCACGGCGCCGAGCCCCAGCACCTGGTTCTGCCGGCCCGCGAGTTCGCCGCCGTGCTGCGTAACTTCGGCACCAACGCGGTGCTGACGCTCGACATCGACGGCAAGGAAGCCCTGGCGCTGCCGAAGGCGATCGAGGTCCACCCGATCCGCCGCAACATCCAGCACGTCGACCTCATCATCGTCCGCCGCGGCGAGAAGGTGACCGTCGAGGTCCACGTCATCGTCGAGGGTGACGCCGGCCCGGACACCCTGGTCAACCAGGAGACCAGCACCATCGAGATCGAGTCCGACGCCATGTCGATCCCCGAGAGCCTCACGCTGTCTGTCGAGGGCGCCGCCGCAGGAACGCAGTTCACCGCCGCACAGGTTCCGCTGCCCGACGGCGTGTCGCTGATCTCCGATCCCGAGCTGCTCGTGGTCAACGTGATCCCGGCGCCGACTGCGGCAGACCTCGAGAGCGAGGGTGGCGGCGAGGCCGCTGAGAGTGCCGCCGAGGCCCCCGCCGAGGGTGGCGCCGAGGCCGAGTCCGGCTCCGAGTAA
- a CDS encoding oxidoreductase translates to MSDWTAADLPSFAGRTVIVTGANSGLGEVTARELARVGANVILAVRNTAKGDTAAAGMTGAVEVRQLDLQDLASVRAFADGVEQVDVLINNAGIMAVPYAQTVDGFESQIGTNHLGHFALTNLLLPKVTDRVVTVSSMMHLLGVISLKDLNWKARPYLAWPAYGQSKLANLLFTKELQRRLHRAGSPLRAVACHPGYSATNLQGNTGNALGTKVWLAANRLATDADFGARQTLFAASQDVAGNSFIGPRFAMRGPTQPVARSPLASSAKTAEALWDLSAQLTGTEFPL, encoded by the coding sequence ATGAGCGACTGGACCGCTGCAGACCTGCCATCCTTCGCTGGACGCACCGTCATCGTCACAGGTGCCAACAGCGGCCTCGGCGAGGTCACCGCGCGTGAGCTCGCCCGCGTCGGCGCGAACGTCATCCTCGCTGTCCGCAACACCGCCAAGGGTGACACCGCCGCAGCGGGCATGACCGGCGCGGTTGAGGTCCGCCAGCTCGACCTGCAGGATCTCGCGTCGGTCCGCGCGTTCGCCGACGGCGTCGAGCAGGTGGACGTGCTGATCAACAACGCGGGGATCATGGCGGTGCCGTACGCGCAGACCGTGGACGGGTTCGAGAGCCAGATCGGCACCAACCACCTGGGCCACTTCGCACTGACCAACCTTCTGCTGCCCAAGGTCACCGACCGCGTGGTGACGGTGTCCTCGATGATGCATCTACTCGGTGTGATCAGCCTCAAGGACCTGAACTGGAAGGCCCGGCCATACCTCGCCTGGCCGGCCTACGGGCAGTCCAAGCTGGCCAACCTGCTGTTCACCAAGGAGCTGCAACGCAGGCTGCACCGGGCCGGTTCGCCACTGCGCGCCGTGGCCTGCCACCCCGGCTACTCGGCCACCAATCTGCAGGGCAATACCGGCAATGCGCTGGGCACCAAGGTGTGGCTGGCGGCCAACAGGCTGGCCACCGATGCCGACTTCGGTGCCCGCCAGACACTCTTCGCGGCGTCCCAGGACGTGGCAGGCAACTCCTTCATCGGGCCGCGCTTCGCGATGAGGGGCCCAACCCAGCCGGTCGCCCGCAGTCCGCTGGCGAGCAGCGCCAAGACCGCCGAGGCGCTGTGGGACTTGTCCGCGCAGCTCACGGGCACTGAATTTCCGCTGTAG
- a CDS encoding LpqN/LpqT family lipoprotein, with the protein MTGSGARSAYVALAASVALCVAALTGCGPATPDYQSIWSTTPTTTTTSPGAEPLIPFSEYLENIGVTGAPVSPAKLTDLTVDVPSPQGWQPYVNANLSPGTRTIAKGDTYPTAMIIVFELNGDFDVAEALKHADADAKMSENFKELNASDADFRGFPSSMIEGSYDLNGQRMQSYNRIVIATGTPVRPGVPGQRYLVQLTVTSFADQAQANGPDIEKIIKGFTVAAK; encoded by the coding sequence GTGACGGGTTCAGGCGCGCGCTCCGCTTACGTCGCGCTCGCCGCCTCGGTCGCGCTGTGTGTCGCCGCCCTGACCGGCTGCGGCCCCGCGACCCCCGACTACCAGTCGATCTGGTCGACGACGCCCACCACGACGACGACGTCGCCAGGAGCCGAACCGCTCATCCCGTTCTCCGAGTACCTCGAGAACATCGGCGTCACAGGCGCGCCCGTCTCCCCCGCCAAGCTCACCGACCTGACCGTGGACGTCCCCAGCCCGCAGGGGTGGCAGCCCTATGTCAACGCCAACCTGTCGCCGGGCACCAGGACCATCGCCAAGGGCGACACCTACCCGACCGCGATGATCATCGTGTTCGAGCTCAACGGCGACTTCGACGTCGCCGAGGCCCTCAAGCACGCGGACGCCGACGCGAAGATGTCGGAGAACTTCAAGGAACTCAACGCATCCGACGCGGATTTCCGTGGCTTCCCGTCGTCGATGATCGAGGGCTCCTACGACCTCAACGGTCAGCGCATGCAGAGCTACAACCGCATCGTCATCGCGACCGGGACGCCGGTGCGGCCGGGTGTGCCCGGACAGCGGTACCTGGTTCAGTTGACCGTGACGAGCTTCGCCGACCAGGCGCAGGCCAACGGCCCCGACATCGAGAAGATCATCAAGGGATTCACGGTCGCGGCCAAATAG
- the arsC gene encoding arsenate reductase (glutaredoxin) (This arsenate reductase requires both glutathione and glutaredoxin to convert arsenate to arsenite, after which the efflux transporter formed by ArsA and ArsB can extrude the arsenite from the cell, providing resistance.), protein MARILHNPKCSTSRKTLDLLRENGIEPEIVLYLKTPPTRDELVAMIADAGIDVRTAVRKRESLYTELGLADASDDALLDAMAQHPILIERPFVTTPKGTRLARPIDTVREIL, encoded by the coding sequence GTGGCACGGATCCTGCACAACCCGAAGTGCTCGACCTCGCGTAAGACGTTGGACCTGTTACGCGAGAACGGCATCGAGCCGGAGATCGTGCTCTATCTGAAGACTCCGCCGACGCGCGACGAGCTGGTCGCGATGATCGCCGATGCCGGTATCGACGTTCGCACGGCGGTCCGCAAGCGCGAGTCGCTCTACACCGAACTCGGCCTGGCCGACGCATCCGACGACGCCCTGCTCGACGCGATGGCGCAACACCCGATCCTGATCGAGCGCCCGTTTGTCACGACGCCGAAGGGAACACGACTGGCCCGGCCGATCGACACGGTTCGCGAGATTCTGTGA
- a CDS encoding ribose-phosphate diphosphokinase, which translates to MGTDWTDNRKNLMLFSGRAHPELAEQVAKELDVPVTAQTARDFANGEIFVRFDESVRGCDAFVLQSHPAPLNQWLMEQLIMIDALKRGSAKRITAILPFYPYARQDKKHRGREPISARLVADLYKTAGADRIVTVDLHTDQIQGFFDGPVDHMRGQSLLCGYIADNYANHDMVVVSPDSGRVRVAEKWADSLGGVPLAFIHKTRDPLVPNQVKSNRVVGDVRGKTCIITDDMIDTGGTIAGAVKLLKENGADDVVIAATHGVLSEPASQRLAECGAREVIVTNTLPITEDKQFPQLTVLSIAPLLASTIRAVFENGSVTGLFDGSA; encoded by the coding sequence GTGGGCACCGACTGGACCGACAACCGCAAAAATCTCATGCTGTTCTCGGGGCGCGCGCATCCCGAGCTGGCAGAACAGGTGGCCAAGGAACTTGATGTTCCCGTCACCGCGCAGACGGCGCGTGACTTCGCCAACGGCGAGATCTTCGTCCGCTTCGACGAGTCGGTGCGTGGCTGCGACGCGTTCGTTCTGCAGAGCCACCCCGCGCCGCTGAACCAGTGGCTGATGGAACAGCTCATCATGATCGATGCCCTCAAGCGGGGCAGCGCCAAGCGCATCACGGCGATCCTGCCGTTCTACCCGTACGCACGTCAGGACAAGAAGCACCGCGGCCGCGAGCCCATCTCCGCGCGCCTGGTCGCTGACCTCTACAAGACCGCGGGCGCCGACCGGATCGTCACGGTCGACCTGCACACCGACCAGATCCAGGGCTTCTTCGACGGCCCGGTGGACCACATGCGCGGGCAGTCGCTGCTGTGCGGCTACATCGCCGACAACTACGCCAACCACGACATGGTCGTCGTCTCCCCCGACTCGGGCCGCGTGCGCGTCGCCGAGAAGTGGGCCGACTCACTGGGCGGCGTCCCGCTGGCCTTCATTCACAAGACCCGCGACCCCCTGGTGCCCAACCAGGTGAAGTCCAACCGCGTCGTCGGCGACGTGCGCGGCAAGACCTGCATCATCACCGACGACATGATCGACACCGGCGGCACCATCGCCGGCGCGGTCAAACTCCTCAAGGAGAACGGTGCGGATGACGTCGTCATCGCCGCCACACACGGTGTGCTGTCCGAGCCCGCGTCGCAGCGGCTCGCCGAGTGCGGCGCCCGCGAGGTCATCGTCACCAACACGCTGCCGATCACCGAGGACAAGCAGTTCCCGCAGCTGACCGTGCTGTCCATCGCGCCACTGCTGGCCAGCACCATCCGCGCGGTGTTCGAGAACGGCTCGGTCACGGGACTGTTCGACGGGTCCGCCTAG
- the glmU gene encoding bifunctional UDP-N-acetylglucosamine diphosphorylase/glucosamine-1-phosphate N-acetyltransferase GlmU: MKPHSRDWKGHVTAHPQTAVIVLAAGAGTRMRSATPKMLHTLGGRSMIAHVLHALTALTPSQVVVVVGHGRDLVNAEVNRVAEQTGSSILTVVQEEQLGTGHAVDVGLAGLPDDFTGTVVITTADVPLLGGETLAALAAAHEGAQATILTTTLADPTGYGRIIRDADGAVAAIIEQADADDAQRAIGEINSGVYAFDAAALRSALTRLSTDNAQGELYITDAVAILRADGHTVRAQHIADTTQVSGVNDRVQLAALGAELNRRIIVGHQRAGVTIIDPATTWIDVDVEIGRDTVVHPGTQLLGATWIGADCTIGPDSTLTSMEVGDGASVIRTHGELSVIGAGATVGPFAYLRPGTDLGADGKLGAFVETKNAVIGTGTKVPHLTYVGDADIGEHSNIGASSVFVNYDGETKRRTRIGSHVRTGSDTMFIAPVVIGDGAYTGAGTVVRDDVPPGALAVSAGSQRNIEGWVQRKRPSSPAAEAARLASAAEAARKATAETVSDDAAEPVSHEDIDPESTP; this comes from the coding sequence ATGAAACCGCACAGTCGCGATTGGAAGGGTCACGTGACCGCTCACCCCCAGACCGCCGTGATCGTGCTGGCCGCCGGCGCGGGCACCCGAATGCGCTCGGCGACGCCCAAGATGCTGCACACCCTGGGCGGGCGCAGCATGATCGCCCATGTGCTGCACGCGCTGACGGCACTGACACCCAGCCAAGTCGTCGTCGTCGTCGGGCACGGCCGTGACCTGGTGAACGCCGAGGTGAACCGGGTTGCCGAACAGACGGGCAGCAGCATCCTCACCGTGGTCCAGGAGGAACAGCTGGGCACCGGGCATGCCGTCGATGTCGGACTTGCGGGTCTGCCCGACGACTTCACCGGCACTGTGGTCATCACCACCGCCGATGTGCCGTTGCTCGGCGGCGAGACCCTCGCCGCGCTGGCCGCCGCGCATGAGGGCGCGCAGGCGACCATCCTGACCACCACGCTGGCCGACCCCACCGGGTACGGGCGCATCATCCGCGATGCCGACGGTGCGGTGGCGGCCATCATTGAGCAAGCCGACGCCGACGACGCCCAGCGCGCCATCGGCGAGATCAACTCCGGTGTGTACGCGTTCGACGCCGCCGCGCTGCGCTCGGCGTTGACCCGGCTGAGCACCGACAACGCCCAGGGCGAGCTGTACATCACCGATGCGGTGGCCATCCTGCGCGCCGACGGGCACACCGTGCGCGCCCAGCACATCGCCGACACCACCCAGGTCTCCGGCGTCAACGATCGCGTCCAACTCGCGGCACTGGGGGCCGAGCTGAACCGACGCATCATCGTCGGGCACCAGCGTGCCGGGGTCACGATCATCGACCCGGCCACCACGTGGATCGACGTCGACGTGGAGATCGGGCGCGACACCGTGGTGCATCCGGGCACCCAGCTGCTCGGCGCCACCTGGATCGGGGCCGACTGCACCATCGGGCCGGACAGCACGCTCACCTCGATGGAGGTCGGTGACGGCGCCTCGGTCATCCGCACGCACGGCGAGCTGTCGGTCATCGGGGCGGGCGCCACGGTCGGCCCGTTCGCCTACCTGCGGCCGGGCACTGACCTCGGCGCGGACGGGAAGCTCGGGGCCTTCGTCGAGACCAAGAACGCGGTCATCGGCACCGGTACCAAGGTGCCGCACCTGACCTACGTCGGCGACGCCGACATCGGCGAGCACTCCAACATCGGCGCCTCCAGCGTTTTCGTCAACTACGACGGCGAGACCAAGCGGCGGACCCGGATCGGCTCGCATGTGCGCACCGGCTCGGACACGATGTTCATCGCGCCGGTCGTGATCGGCGACGGCGCCTACACCGGCGCGGGCACCGTGGTGCGCGACGACGTCCCGCCGGGCGCGCTGGCGGTGTCGGCGGGCAGCCAGCGCAACATCGAGGGCTGGGTGCAGCGCAAGCGCCCGAGCAGTCCCGCCGCGGAGGCGGCACGTCTGGCTTCAGCCGCGGAGGCCGCCCGCAAGGCGACCGCCGAAACCGTCTCCGACGACGCCGCCGAACCCGTCTCCCATGAGGACATCGACCCCGAGTCGACGCCGTAA
- a CDS encoding TetR/AcrR family transcriptional regulator codes for MTGTERRQQLVEIAKSLFAERGYDATSIEEIAQRANVSKPVVYEHFGGKEGLYAVVVDREMSALLDGITSSLTNNRSRVRVERVALALLTYVEERTDGFRILIRDSPASISSGTYSSLLNDAVSQVASILAGDFSRRGLDPELAPLYAQALVGSVSMTAQWWLDTREPKKEVVAAHLVNLMWNGLTHLESDPILHQG; via the coding sequence ATGACCGGCACCGAGCGCCGTCAACAACTGGTCGAGATCGCCAAGTCGCTCTTCGCCGAGCGAGGCTACGACGCCACCTCCATCGAGGAGATCGCGCAGCGTGCCAACGTCTCCAAACCGGTCGTTTACGAGCACTTCGGCGGTAAGGAAGGGCTCTACGCGGTGGTCGTCGACCGCGAGATGTCGGCGCTGCTCGACGGCATCACCTCCTCGCTCACCAACAACCGGTCCCGGGTCCGGGTCGAACGCGTCGCACTTGCGCTGCTGACCTACGTCGAGGAGCGCACCGACGGGTTCCGCATCCTGATCCGCGACTCGCCCGCCAGCATCAGCTCCGGCACGTACTCGAGCCTGCTGAACGACGCGGTCAGCCAGGTCGCCTCGATCCTCGCCGGTGACTTCTCCCGTCGCGGGCTCGACCCCGAGCTCGCGCCGCTCTACGCCCAGGCGCTCGTCGGGTCGGTGTCGATGACGGCGCAGTGGTGGCTGGACACCCGTGAACCCAAGAAGGAAGTGGTGGCCGCCCACCTGGTCAACCTGATGTGGAACGGGTTGACCCACCTGGAGTCCGACCCGATCCTGCACCAGGGCTAG
- the lysA gene encoding diaminopimelate decarboxylase yields MTLLDQLPSLHRAAPMRIEPAIWPLTARVDVDGRLCVGGVALTDIADEFGTPTYVLDEADFRQRAATYRSTLRGIRIVYAGKALLTTRVARWVADEHLGLDICSLGELAAGLAGGVDPRRMILHGNAKTTGELRTATDAGVGRIVIDCGTEIALLASQLRKPQDVLIRVTPNVDIHGHAAVTTGVTDQKFGFAIDDGQALLAIRRVLDQPMLRLVGLHCHLGSQVTEATPYGDAIHRIVTLMADVRARYGVLLSELNIGGGHGVPYIDGDAGLDLKALAEVIDDALDTTCGAERFPRPVVVVEPGRALSARAGVTVYRVVAVKHQPGGRTFVSVDGGMSDNPRVALYGARYTVTVANRHPLGPTQPVTVVGRYCEAGDAIAHDVALPVDLHPGDVLAVACTGAYHHSMASTFNMVGRPPVVSVRDGRADLMVRRETTADLLLRDVN; encoded by the coding sequence ATGACCCTTCTCGACCAGTTGCCGTCCCTGCACCGCGCCGCCCCCATGCGCATCGAACCGGCCATCTGGCCGCTGACGGCAAGGGTGGATGTGGACGGCCGGCTGTGCGTCGGCGGCGTGGCGCTGACCGACATCGCCGACGAGTTCGGCACCCCGACCTATGTCCTCGACGAGGCCGACTTCCGCCAGCGCGCCGCGACCTACCGGTCGACACTGCGTGGCATCCGGATCGTCTATGCGGGCAAGGCCCTGTTGACCACCCGCGTCGCCCGCTGGGTGGCCGATGAACACCTCGGGCTCGACATCTGCTCGCTGGGCGAGCTGGCTGCGGGGCTGGCTGGCGGCGTGGATCCGCGACGCATGATCCTGCACGGCAACGCGAAGACGACAGGTGAACTGCGCACCGCCACCGACGCCGGTGTCGGCCGCATCGTCATCGACTGTGGCACCGAGATCGCGCTGCTGGCCAGCCAACTGCGAAAGCCACAGGACGTACTGATCCGGGTGACCCCCAACGTCGACATTCACGGCCACGCCGCGGTGACCACGGGAGTCACCGACCAGAAGTTCGGCTTCGCCATCGACGACGGTCAGGCGCTGCTGGCGATCCGTCGCGTGCTCGATCAGCCGATGCTGCGGCTTGTCGGACTGCACTGCCACCTCGGGTCACAGGTCACCGAGGCGACGCCCTACGGCGACGCGATTCATCGGATCGTCACCCTGATGGCCGACGTCCGCGCCCGGTACGGAGTCCTGCTCTCCGAGCTGAACATCGGCGGTGGGCACGGTGTGCCGTACATCGACGGCGACGCGGGCCTCGACCTCAAGGCGCTGGCCGAGGTCATCGACGATGCGCTGGACACCACCTGCGGGGCGGAACGCTTTCCGCGCCCCGTGGTCGTCGTCGAGCCGGGTCGGGCGCTGTCGGCGCGCGCCGGGGTGACGGTCTACCGAGTGGTGGCCGTGAAGCATCAGCCCGGTGGCAGGACCTTCGTGTCGGTCGACGGCGGCATGAGCGACAACCCCCGGGTGGCGCTTTACGGCGCCCGGTACACCGTCACGGTCGCCAACCGTCACCCGCTCGGCCCGACGCAGCCGGTGACCGTGGTCGGCCGGTACTGCGAGGCGGGCGACGCGATCGCCCACGATGTGGCGCTACCGGTCGACCTGCATCCCGGTGATGTCCTCGCGGTGGCGTGCACCGGCGCCTATCACCACAGCATGGCCTCGACGTTCAACATGGTCGGCCGGCCGCCGGTGGTGTCGGTGCGAGACGGCCGCGCCGATCTGATGGTGCGCCGGGAGACGACGGCGGACCTGCTCCTCCGGGATGTGAACTAG